A stretch of the Thermodesulfobacteriota bacterium genome encodes the following:
- a CDS encoding carbon starvation protein A, with translation RPVIYTLIPMIFLVLMTIASMIYNFKVFMHKPLLLTLSAVILALSIWLLLEAYLAYKNQKSAK, from the coding sequence AGGCCAGTGATTTATACACTTATTCCTATGATCTTTTTAGTGCTTATGACTATTGCTTCAATGATCTATAATTTTAAGGTCTTTATGCATAAACCACTTCTACTTACTCTCTCGGCAGTAATTCTTGCGCTTTCAATCTGGCTGTTGCTTGAGGCATATTTAGCATATAAAAACCAAAAGTCCGCAAAATAA
- the msrA gene encoding peptide-methionine (S)-S-oxide reductase MsrA, translating into MKRKIFIVLGILVLAQGYHLFANSYDEEADIKVRKEARANENYERAVFAGGCFWCMQPPFDYLDGVVTTTVGFTGGPEKSPTYKEVAYGRTGHTEAVEVIYDPKKISYDKLLSIFWMSFDPTDGEGQFYDRGSQYRPGVFYLNEDQKKQALASKKSLEKSGRFAEPIAVEITEFDVFWDSEEYHQKYYLKKPAHYKSYRIGSGRDKFIKKHWGSQAKK; encoded by the coding sequence ATGAAACGAAAAATTTTTATAGTTCTTGGAATATTGGTTCTTGCGCAGGGGTATCATCTATTTGCAAACTCCTACGATGAAGAAGCTGATATTAAGGTAAGAAAAGAGGCCAGAGCAAATGAAAATTACGAAAGGGCTGTTTTTGCAGGTGGATGTTTTTGGTGCATGCAGCCGCCTTTTGATTATTTAGACGGCGTAGTTACAACGACAGTTGGATTTACCGGGGGCCCAGAGAAAAGCCCTACATATAAAGAAGTAGCTTATGGCAGAACAGGTCACACTGAGGCAGTAGAAGTTATCTATGATCCAAAGAAAATATCTTATGACAAACTCTTATCAATATTTTGGATGAGTTTTGATCCTACCGATGGCGAAGGACAGTTTTATGATAGAGGTAGTCAATACAGGCCAGGAGTTTTTTACTTAAATGAAGATCAGAAAAAACAAGCTCTGGCATCAAAGAAAAGTCTAGAAAAATCAGGAAGATTCGCTGAACCTATAGCAGTTGAAATAACCGAGTTTGATGTTTTTTGGGACTCTGAGGAATATCATCAAAAATACTATCTTAAAAAACCTGCTCACTATAAGTCATATAGGATCGGATCTGGCAGGGATAAATTTATTAAAAAACATTGGGGCAGTCAGGCCAAAAAATAG
- a CDS encoding CAP domain-containing protein, with product MANDSYRCEEFDVTKQRMLSLINRARAKSRNCGYKIYTSAPQVTWNPTLARAALDHSVDMATKNFVSHQGSDGNDVTDRVQEVGYSWLLVGENISAGREDSSDVVAAWLDSPVHCENIMKQGFTEIGAACFHNKDTKYKTFWTVVFGSPKLTQNRVNLQ from the coding sequence TTGGCTAACGATTCTTACCGCTGTGAAGAATTTGATGTAACTAAGCAGAGAATGTTAAGCCTAATTAACCGCGCAAGAGCTAAGAGCAGAAACTGCGGCTATAAAATTTATACCTCAGCACCACAGGTAACCTGGAACCCTACATTAGCCAGGGCCGCGCTTGATCATTCAGTTGATATGGCTACAAAGAACTTTGTAAGCCACCAGGGCTCAGACGGTAACGACGTAACAGATAGGGTCCAAGAAGTGGGCTATAGCTGGCTCTTGGTTGGTGAGAATATTTCGGCAGGCCGAGAAGATTCTTCAGATGTTGTTGCCGCATGGCTAGATAGCCCAGTACACTGTGAGAATATTATGAAGCAAGGCTTTACAGAAATAGGGGCTGCGTGTTTTCATAATAAAGATACAAAATATAAAACATTTTGGACTGTTGTATTTGGATCCCCAAAGCTAACTCAAAACCGAGTTAATCTTCAATAA
- a CDS encoding cyclase family protein, with product MRIIDLSINIEPAPGPEHQKLKIEYEKHQDTAEYMMMRFECEKEDLPKGLGWANEYVTLGTHVGTHMDAPWHYHPESEGEQAKTIDELPVEWFYGNGVVIDMRHKRPGELITSWDLKKALHQIKYEIEPFDIVLVMTGADKLWGTKEYWSDFPGLSKESTLWLCEKGVKVMGTDSAGWDRPFWAMVEEFKETGDSSVIWGAHFAGIEKEYCQIEKLANLELLPPSGFKVVCPPIKIKDASAGWVRPIAIIED from the coding sequence ATGCGCATTATAGACCTTAGCATAAATATAGAGCCTGCACCTGGGCCTGAACACCAAAAGCTGAAAATCGAATATGAAAAACACCAAGATACTGCTGAGTATATGATGATGCGGTTTGAGTGCGAGAAAGAGGATCTACCAAAAGGGTTGGGTTGGGCAAATGAGTATGTAACACTCGGAACACATGTCGGCACCCATATGGATGCGCCATGGCACTACCATCCGGAATCAGAGGGAGAACAAGCCAAAACTATAGATGAGCTGCCGGTTGAGTGGTTTTATGGAAATGGGGTTGTAATTGATATGAGGCATAAAAGGCCTGGAGAACTTATAACAAGCTGGGATCTAAAAAAAGCCCTTCATCAAATTAAATATGAAATAGAGCCCTTTGATATAGTACTAGTCATGACAGGCGCAGATAAGCTGTGGGGAACAAAAGAATACTGGTCTGATTTTCCGGGACTCTCAAAAGAGTCCACACTATGGCTTTGTGAGAAAGGAGTCAAAGTAATGGGGACTGATTCAGCCGGTTGGGATAGGCCGTTTTGGGCAATGGTTGAGGAATTTAAAGAAACCGGAGATTCTAGCGTAATTTGGGGCGCACATTTTGCAGGTATAGAAAAGGAATATTGCCAGATAGAAAAACTTGCTAATCTTGAACTGCTTCCGCCATCCGGTTTTAAAGTTGTATGCCCTCCTATCAAGATAAAAGATGCTAGCGCCGGATGGGTAAGACCAATAGCAATTATTGAAGATTAA